The following proteins come from a genomic window of Sphaerisporangium rubeum:
- a CDS encoding TatD family hydrolase, which yields MRIFDPHIHMTSRTTDDYEKMAAAGVKAVVEPAFWLGQPRTGPGSFTDYFDSLVGWEPFRAAQFGVKHHATIALNPKEANDPRCRPVLDLLPRYLAKDGVVAVGEVGYDSMTPEEDEVFAAQLALAIDHDLPAMVHTPHREKARGVERSIDVIAESGIDPGRVVLDHLNEVTVARAKDAGLWMGFSIYPDTKMSPPRMVKIMREYGLERVLVNSAADWGRSDPLLTRTTADAMLADGYTEDDVDLVLWRNPVEFYSQSGRLDLSDTGTGDATFAGNSILRGGS from the coding sequence ATGCGAATCTTCGATCCACATATCCACATGACGTCCCGCACCACCGACGACTACGAGAAGATGGCGGCGGCCGGGGTGAAGGCGGTGGTGGAGCCGGCCTTCTGGCTCGGTCAGCCCCGCACCGGCCCTGGTTCCTTCACCGACTACTTCGACTCGCTGGTCGGCTGGGAACCGTTCCGCGCCGCGCAGTTCGGGGTGAAACATCACGCCACGATCGCCTTGAACCCCAAGGAGGCGAACGACCCCCGCTGTCGTCCCGTGCTCGACCTGCTGCCGCGCTATCTGGCCAAGGACGGCGTGGTCGCGGTCGGCGAGGTCGGGTACGACTCGATGACGCCGGAGGAAGACGAGGTCTTCGCCGCGCAGCTCGCGCTCGCCATCGACCACGACCTGCCGGCGATGGTGCACACCCCGCACCGCGAGAAGGCGCGCGGTGTCGAGCGCAGCATCGACGTCATCGCCGAGTCCGGCATCGACCCCGGCCGTGTGGTCCTGGACCACCTCAACGAGGTCACCGTGGCCCGCGCCAAGGACGCCGGCCTGTGGATGGGGTTCTCGATCTACCCCGACACCAAGATGTCGCCGCCGCGCATGGTGAAGATCATGCGTGAGTACGGCCTGGAGCGGGTGCTGGTCAACTCGGCCGCCGACTGGGGCCGGTCGGACCCGCTGCTGACCCGGACGACCGCCGACGCGATGCTCGCCGACGGCTACACCGAGGACGACGTGGACCTCGTCCTGTGGCGCAACCCCGTGGAGTTCTACAGCCAGTCGGGACGGCTCGACCTGTCCGACACCGGCACCGGGGACGCCACGTTCGCCGGCAACTCGATCCTGCGTGGCGGAAGCTGA